The Catenulispora sp. MAP5-51 nucleotide sequence CTGGACAGCCCGCACCCCGATCCGGCCACGGCGCTGGACTTCCTGTACGCCGACGGCACCACCGCCCGGGCCGGAGCGCTCTGATGACCATCCTGTCCTATCTCAAGGCCCTGAATCGTGCCATCGGCGACGAGATGGAGCGCGATCCGGCGGTGTGCGTGTTCGGCGAGGACGTGCGCGTCGCCGTCTCGAACGTCACCTCGGGGCTGGTCAAGCGCTTCGGCCCCGAGCGCGTGCTCGACATGCCGATCTCCGAGCAGGCCTTCACCGGCGTCGCGACCGGGGCGGCGATGGCCGGGGCCCGGCCGGTGATCGAGTACCAGATCCCGGCGCTGCTGTTCATCGCCTTCGAGCAGATCGTCAACCAGGCGCACAAGTTCTCGCTGATGACCGGCGGGCAGACCAGCGTGCCGGTGACGTACCTGGTCCCCAGCTCCGGCTCCCGCGACGGCTGGGCCGGCCAGCACTCCGACCACCCCTACAGCCTGTTCGCGCACGTCGGGGTGAAGACCGTGGTGCCGGCCACCCCCGCCGACGCCTACGGGCTGCTGGTCACCGCCATCCGCGACGACGACCCGGTGGTGGTGTTCGCCCCGGCCGGTGCGATGGGGCGGCGGGCCGACGTGGACCTCGCGCGGCTCGCGCCGGTGCCGTTGGGCCTCGGGCGGATCCACCGGCCGGGCAGCGACGTCACCGTCGTGGCCGTCGGCCATCTGGTGCACGACGCGCTGGAGGTCGCCGAGGAGCTCGCCGACACCGTCGACGTCGAGGTCTTCGACCCGCGCAGCCTGTACCCCTTCGACTGGCAGGGCCTGGCCGCCTCGCTGGAGCGCACCGGACGCCTGGTCGTCGTCGACGACAGCAACCGCTCCTGCGGCATCGGCGGCGAGGTCCTGGCCACGGCCGCGGAAACGATGCGCCTGGTCGCCCCGCCCAGACGCGTCACCCGGCCCGACGGCGCGGTGCTGCCGTTCGCCGAAGGCCTCGACCGCGCCCTCCAGCCGACGCGCGAACAGCTGCGCCATGCGATCCAGGGCGTGATGAAAGCAGGAACGACAGGATGACCGAGAAGAACTCCGCAGCCTCCGCGACCCCCGTGGCCCTGGTCACCGGCGGCGGCAACGGCATCGGCGCGGCGCTGTGCGCGAAGCTCGCCGAGGCCGGCCACCGTGTCGTGGTCGTCGACATCGACCCCGAAGCCACCGCGAAGGTCGCGGACTCCTGCGGCGGCGTCGCGTTCGAGGCCGACGTCTCCGACCCGGAGCAGAACCGTGCGATGGTCGCCCACGCCATCGAGCGCTTCGGCCGCCTGGACGTCGCCGTCCTCAACGCCGGCGTCAGCTCCGACCAGCCGCCGGACCTCCCGCTGGACCTGGACCGCTACCGCCGCGTCCTGGGCGTCAACATCGACGGCCTGGCCTTCGGCATCGACGCCGCCGCGCCCGAACTCGCCCAGCACGGCGGGCGGATCCTGGTCACCGCCTCCCTCGCCGGCCTGGGCCCCGACCAGGCGAACCCGCTCTACGCGCTCACCAAGAGCGCCGCCATCGGCTACGTCCGCGCCATCGCCGCCTCGCTCACGCAGCGCGGCGTCAGCATCAATGCCCTGTGTCCCGGCTTCACCGACACCGCGATCCTCGGCATCACCCGCCTGCTGATCCGCAAGCAGCGCTTCCCGCTGCTGAGCCCCGACGACGTCGCCGCCGCGGCGCTGACCGTCCTGGACACGCCCGGCACCGGGCAGGCCTGGACCCTGGTCGCCGGCCGCCCGCCGCAGCCCTTCGCCTTCCCCCCGCTGCCCACGACCCTGATGCCGGACGGCAGCCAGGCGCAGTTCCGGCCCTTCCTGAGCAAGGCGCCGAAGAAGGAGGACACGCCATGACCGTCTCCGGCATCCGCGCCGCGCTGGCCGCCGACCCGGGCCTGGGCGCGGGCAACGTCCTGCACAAGCTCATCGAGCACGGCGAGTCCCTCGACGGCCCCGGCATGACCTTCGACACCGCCGTCGACGACCACCCCGCCGGGCACCCGCTGACCCTGGGCGAACTGCGCGACGCCGTCGCGGCGCGCGCCGCCTGGCTGTCCGAGCAGGGCGTCGGCCCGCGCGACCCGGTGGCCGTCTACGTCACCACCGCCGCCGACACCTTCCTCCACTTCATGGCCCTGACCTGGCTCGGCGCGATTCCGGCGCTGATGAACCCCAATCTGCCGGGCGACGTGGCCGCCGAATACATCCGCCGTCTGCGGGCCGTCGGGCTGCTCACAGACGCGGATCACCGGCGGCTGCTCGCCCGGTCCGAGCGCGGTCTGGAACTGGGGTTCCGGATCGACGCGGTGTACGAGGTGACGCAGACGCCGGCCGGAAACCCGGCCGTGGCGCCCGCGCCCTACAAGCACGCCGACGAGGACCCGATCGCGATCACCCACTCCTCGGGCACCACCCGGATGCCCGCCGCGGTGACGCAGACGCACGGGAACCTGTTCGTCGGCACGCGCCTGCTGCGGCTGCGAAAGCCCCGGGCCCGCGGTACCGACCGGATTCTCAGCGTCCTGCCGGCGCCGCACGCCGCCGGGATCATGGCGATGAACCACGCGCTGTGCAATCGCAGCGAGCTGCTGTACATCTCCCGGCCCGACGACGGCCCGGCCGTGGTGGACGCCATCGAGTCCTGGCGGCCCACCGGCGTGTTCGGCTTCGCCGTCACCTGGGCCGAGCTGGCCCGGATCGACCTGTCCAAGCGGGCCGTGGATTCGGTGTCGCTCTGGTACAACACCGGCGACTGCGCGCACGAGCCGCACATCCGCAACCTGGTCACCGCCGGCTCCTACGAGCGGGTCACGCGCGAGGGCGTGCAGCGCGTCCCCGGTTCGATGTTCGTCGACGGCCTGGGCTCCTCCGAGATGGGCCACTCGGCGTTCCACATCACCCACACCCCCGACACCGAGCGCTATGGCCGCTGCGTAGGCCAGACCCACGACTTCGTGGAGATCAAGCTGCTGGACCCGACCACCGGTGACGAGGTCCCGGTCGGCGAGGTCGGGCTGTGCGCGATGTTGTCGGCGTCGCTGTCGCCGGGCTACTGGAACGACTCGCTGAACACCTACCGCAACCACCGCAACGGCTACTACCTCACCGGCGACCTGCTCTACCGGGACGAGGAGGGCTACTACTACCACGTGGACCGCATGGTCGACGCGGTCGACCTCGGCCACGGCCGCTGGCTGTACACGGCGATGTCCGAGGAGCGGATCCTCAAGGCCTGCCCGGACGTCCTGGACTGCACGGTCGTGGCCGTGCCCACCGACGCCGGCGTGGTGACGGACGTGCTCCTCACGCTGCATCCGTGGGCCGATCCGCACCACGACTGGGAGCCGGCCGTGCGCGCCGCGCTGACGGCCGCCGCGGCCGAGACCCTTCGCAGTGTCCTGGTGATCGGCGAGGACAAGCTGATCATCGGCCCGACCGGCAAGGTCCGCAAGTTCCTGATGCGCCAGCGGCACGCCGCCGATGCGGCGGCCGCCGACTCGCTCGCCGCCGCCGTGGGTGCCGGCGCGGCTGAAAGCGGTGCGCAGTGACCGCACTGACCGCGATCGGCACCTACCTGCCGCCCGAGCGCGTCCCGATCGAGGACATGGCCGAGCGCTTCGGGCTGACCGCCATGCAGACCAAGGTCTTCCGGCGCTACCACAAGCTCGGCGCCGTCAGCCGCGACGCCGGCGGTACGCTGTCGGACCTGCTGCGCGGCGCCCTGGACGACCTGGAAGGCCTGGAAGGCAACGAGCACCGCGTCCGCTACGTCATCCACGCCCGTACCTTCCCCACGGTCACGCCCTACCCGCTGAACCCGCTGCGCGAGCTGTGCCGGGAACGCGGTCTGGACCACGCCGAGACCTTCGCCGTCGGCCACCACGCCTGCGCCTCCGGGCTGCTGGCCATCGACGTCGCCGGCCGCCTGCTGGCCGCCGACGCCGGCCCCCACCCGGACGCGCTCGCGCTGGTCCTGGCCGGGGAGAAGGCGTTCACCGGCGAGGCGCAGATGGTGCCGGAGACGTCGTTCTTCGGCGAGGGCGCCGCCGCGTGCCTCATCAGCGCCGCCGGGGACCGCGACCGGCTGCTGTCCTACAGCGCCGATCTGCACGGGGAGTTCGACGGCGACTCGATGGAGCAGGCCCTGGAGTTCCAGCGGGTCTACTCCGAGGCGCTCGGCGAGGCGATCCTGGCCGCCGTGGAGGGCGCCGGCCTGGAGATGGAGGGGATCGCCCTGGTGCTGCCGCACAACGTCAACGTCGTGGCCTGGCAGCGGGTGTGCAAGCGGATCGGGTTCCCGCTGGCCAAGGTGGTGCTGGACAACGTGGCCGCCGACGGGCACGTGTTCTGCGCCGACGCCTTCCTGAACTACCGCACGGCCGCCAACCGCGGCCTGCTGCGGCCCGGGGAGCGCTACGTCGTCGCGGCGGCCGGCGCCGGGCGCGGCGCGACCTTCTCGGCCATGGTCTTCGAGCACTGAATACGAACGCTGAGAACGCTGGGAACGCAAAGCAACACAGAGCCCCTGGGAAAGGACCGTCATGACGGAGAGTCTGGAGCTGCACATCGGCGCCATCGCGGAGGCCGATCCGGTGTTCCGCGCCAAGATCGTGGACACCGTCTGCGGTCTGTTGCCCGACGTGCTCAAGCGCGAGGTCGAGGGCGCGGGGGAGAGCACGACCCTGATGGAGGACCTCGGCATGAGCTCCACCGGCGCGCTGGAGATCGTGCTGCTGCTGGAGGAGAACCTGGAGGTCGAGATCGGCGTCGAGGATCTGGGCCGCGAGCACTTCGAAACCGTCGGAACGCTGGCCGACTACGTCGCCGGCAACGTGATCCCCGAAGACTGAGGTAACCAGGCCGTGCACACAACCGTCCCGCCCGGCCCCGGCACCGCCGCCGAACCGGCCGACCAGTGGGGGATCCGCCGCGCGGTGCGGCTGGCCTTCCCCGGACCGTCGAGCCTGGCCGCCGACTCGGTGCACACGGAAAGGCTCGACGTCTACCTCACCGACCTGCTGCAGCCGCACGGGCTCGCGCTGAACCCCGGAGCGCTGGCCCCGCGCGGCCAGTCCTACGGGGAGATGGCCGAGGCGCTGATCGAGCTGGCGGTGCCGGCCGGGGAGGGGGTCGACCTGCTGGTCATGGCCTACGCGATCCCCGACATCACGCCGGGCCGGGCCACCACCACCTACCTGAGCCACGTCTGCCCCGGCAACCCGATGGCCTTCGCCGTCAGCGACGAGGGCACCGCCGCGGGGTTCACCGGGCTGCGGCTGATCCGCGAATACGCGCGCGGCGGCGGGTTCCGGCGCGCGCTGCTGCTGGTGGTCGAGCAGGCCTGGCTCGCCTACGACCCCGGGGTCCCGGCGGCGATGCCGTCCGGGCACACCGGGGTCGCGCTGCTGTTCGGCGACGCCGAGTGCGCCAAGATGGCAGAGTCCGTCGGAGCGCCGGACCTGCCGGTCCCGGCCGGCCAGCCTGGCCCCTCTGAGCCGGTGGCGATGCTCGGGCCGGTGCGGGTGCGGGCCGGTGCGTTCGAGGGTTCGCCATGCGCTGATATCGAGGAACTCGGCGAAGCCCAGCCCGTGATCCAAACACAGACGGTGATCCTCGGCGCGGTGCTCAAAGCCGAGGCCGACGCGCTCGCCGGGCGCGCGGACGTCGTGCTGGCCTCGCCGGGGCGGCCCTTCACCGGCGTGTGGTGGGAGTTGGCCGCGGCGCTGGAGGCCGAGCCGGGCGACCGCCGCATCGTGCTCGCCGACGCCGATTTCGACCTCGGCTTCCTGTGCACGGCCGCCATCGAGGTCCGGGGCCGCCGCGGCGCTTCCGGCCCCGAGGCCGCGCAGCCGCTGCTGTGTTTCGAGGACTACCGGCACGCCGCCCAGGAGCGTGTCAGCCCCGAGATCTGGGACTACATCGACGGCGGCGCCGACACCGAACGGACCATCGCGGCCAACCGGCAGGCCTTCGCCCGGGTCGACCTGCGGCCCCGGGCCCTGGTCGACACCGAGGTCTGCGACACCCGCACCGCGATCCTCGGCGCGACCCTCGGCACCCCGCTGGCCATCGCGCCCTCGGCGTACCACCGGCTGGTGCACCCCGACGGCGAGGTCGCGACGGCTCAGGGGGCCGGCGCGGCCGACGCGCTGTACGTGGTCAGCATCTTCGCCAGCCGCACGCTGGAGGACATCGCGGCCTCCGCCTCCGGTCCGCTGTGGCTCCAGCTGTACTGGCTGAAGCAGCGCGACGCCCTGGCCGGGCTCATCGACCGGGCGGCCGCGGCCGGGTACCGCGCCCTGGTGCTGACCGTCGACATCCCGCGCATGGGCCGGCGGCTGCGCGACATGCGCAACGGCTTCGCGGTCGGCCCGGACTGCGCGGCGGTGAACCTCGACGCGGCGCTGATGGCCGCGGCCCACATGCGGGGCGTGGGCACCTCGGCGCTGGCCGCGCACACCGCGCAGGCCATCGACGCCTCGGTGACCTGGGCCGATCTGGCCTGGCTGCGGGAGCGCAGCGATCTGCCGCTGGTCCTCAAGGGGATCCTCACCGCCGAGGACGCACGGCTCGCGGTCGCCCACGGCGCCGACGCGATCATCGTCTCCAACCACGGCGGCCGGCAGCTCGACGGCGCGGTGCCCAGCCTGGTGGCGCTGCCGGAGGTGGTGCAGGCGGTCGCCGGGGCCTGCCCGGTGATGGTCGACGGCGGCGTACGCAGCGGCGGCGACGCGTTCGCGGCGATGGCGCTGGGTGCGCAGGCGGTGTTCCTGGGCCGGCCGGTGCTGTGGGGCCTGGCCGCCGGGGGAGCGGCCGGGGTCGCCGGCCTGCTGGACCTGGCGACCGGGGAGCTGGCGCACACGATGGCGCTGGCCGGGCGGCCGTCGCTGGACCTGATCGACCGCAGCGCAGTGCGCTTCGACGAGCGGACGGAGAGCTAAGGGTGCAGTGGCGGCGAGAAGACCTGCACGTGGCCGTGCGGGACCCGGCGGCGGCCTCGATGAACTTCCTCAACGAGGTCGCGGCCCGGTTCCCGGACGCGGTGTCGCTGGCCGCCGGGCGGCCCTACGACGGCTTCTACGTGGCCGACGACATCGAGCGATATCTCCAGGTCTTCCGCGACCACCTGGCCAGCCTCGAGATGTCCAGCTCGGCGGTCGACCGGACGCTGCTTCAGTACGGCCGGACCAACGGCGTCATCGGCGACCTGATCGCCCGGACGCTCGCCGCCGACGAGGGCATCGAGGTGCCGGCCGAGGCGGTGATGGTCACCGCCGGGTGCCAGGAGGCGATGATCATCGCCTTGCGTGGACTGTGTACCGGCCCTGACGACGTGGTGCTGGCCGTCGAGCCCTGCTACGTCGGCTTCACCGGCGCGGCGCGGATCCTGGGGATCGAGGTCGTCCCGGTCCCCGAAGCGGCCGACGGACTGGACCCCGAAGCCGTGCTGCGCGTGGCCCGGGAGGTGCGCGAGTCGGGGCGCCGGCCGCGCGCGCTGTACGCGGTCCCGAACTTCGCCAACCCCTCGGGGGTGTCGATGGCCACGGCGGTGCGGCGGCGGCTGCTGGAGGTGGCCGCCGAGGCCGAGCTGCTGATCCTGGAAGACGATCCCTACGGCCTGTTCGGGCTCGACGACGAGCCCCGCCCGACGCTCAAGGCGCTGGACCGCGACCAGTCGGTCGTCTACCTCGGATCGTTCGCGAAGTCGGTGTTCCCCGGGGCCCGAGTCGGGTTCCTGGTCGCCGATCAGGTGGTCGTGGACGCCGAGGGCCGGCGCACGCTGCTGGCCGACGAACTGTCCACGGTCAAGAGCATGCTGACGGTGAACACCTCGCCGATCGCGCAAGCTGTGGTCGGCGGCGTCCTGGTCGACTCCGAGTACAGACTGCGCTCCGCCAACCGCGCCAAGACCGAGTTCTACCGGCGCAACATGCGGGCCCTGCTGGCGGCGCTGGAGCAGGAGTTCGGCGACGACGAGCGCATGACGTGGAACACGCCCAGCGGCGGGTTCTTCGCGGTGCTGACCGTGCCGTTCGTCGCCGACGAGGCGATGGTCGAGGTCTCGGCGCGGGACCACGGCGTGTTGTGGACGCCAATGGGCTTCTTCTACGGCGCCGGCGGCGGTGAGAAGGCGATCCGGTTGTCGTGCAGCGCTTTGGAGCCGCCGCGGATCGAGGAAGGCGTGCGCCGGCTGGGGAAGTTCGTGCGGGACCGGGTTTCGTGAGCGGCGACGTTTCGGCCTTCCTCGTCGGCGATGTGCCCTCGGCGACGGTGACCGGCCTGCTCGCCACCCTCGACGACGAAGAACGCCGCCGGGCCGCGCGCCTGCCGAGCGCTGAGGGTCGCCGCCGATTCGTCATCGCGCACGGCGTCACCCGCCAGATCGTCGGCTCCTGCCTCGGGGCACCGCCGGCCGAGCTGCAATGGAAGGTCGGCGCCCACGGCAAGCCGGAGCTGGTCGGCCAGTGGACCGGCATCCACGCCAACCTGTCCCACTCCGGCGCGCGCTGTCTGGTCGCCGTGTCCCGCGACCGCGCGGTCGGCGCCGACATCCAGCGGCTGGTGCCGGGCCTGGACGTGCTGGCCATGGCACGGCGCTACTTCCCGGCGGACGAGGCGGCCGACGTCGTCGGGGCCGCCGACCCCGCCGATGCGTTCGCGCGGCTGTGGGCCCGCAAGGAGGCTGTCACGAAGGCCGCCGGGGGACGGCTCACGCAGGTCCTGCCGCTGCCGACGCCGCCCGGCGCGGTCGTCGAGCTGACGGGATCGGCGTACCGGGTGATCGACGTGCCCGCGCCGGACGGCTTCCACGCCGCCGTCGCCCTGGCCGGCGCCGAGGAGTTCCGGGTCGGGGTGTCTGAGTGGAAGCCCGGGGTGGCCGAGTTGATGCCCGAGGTGGCCCGGTGGACGCCCGAGGTGGCCCAGTGGCAGCCGTGACCGTGCTCACCGAAGCCGCCGACCCGTACTGCCTGCGCGCCGGGGAAGCGGAGCGGCTGCTCGCCGGGCATCCCTGGCGGCGCTTCGCAGTGCTCGGCGACAGCATCGCCGAGGGCGTCGCCGACACCGTGCCCGGCTACAGCTTGATGCCGTACGCCGACCGGGTCGCCGCCGAACTCACCACGGTCCGCCCCGAGCTCGCCTACCTGAACCTGGGACGGCGCGGCCTGCGCGCGCACGAGGTGCGAGCCGGGCAGCTCGCGCCGGCGCTGGCGTTCGCCCCCGACCTCGCGCTGGTCGCGTGCGGCGCCAACGACGCGCTGCGGCCCGGCTACGAGGCGCGCGCCGACGCCGTGGACGCCGAGCTCGCGGCGATCATCAGGGCCCTGCAAGAGTGTGGAGCGCTGGTGATCACCGTCTCGATCTTCGTCCGTCCCGTGTACCCGAGCCTGCCGTCCTGGCTCCGGCCCACCGGCACCGAGCGCATGGCCACCCTCGGCGCGCGCACCACGGCCGTGGGCGCGGCGTGCGGCACCGTCCACATCGATCTGGCCGACCATCCCATCGCCGTCGCGATGGACTCCACGAGCTCCGACGGTCTGCACGGCAATGCGCGCGCCCAGTCCGTCGCCGCCGCCGAAACCATCCGCGCCCTGGGCGGGATGCTTCACCCCAAGGAGCCCTGATGCCCCTCGATCCGCAGATCCAGGCCATGCGCGACCGCCGCGTCGAGGCCGCCGCGCCGCAGCTGTACACGCTCAGCCTGGCCGAGGCGCGGGCCGCCGACCTGGCCTCGATCCAGGCCGAGGCGCACGATCCGGAGCCGGTGCACGAGGTCGCCGACCGGGTGCTGCCGGCGGCCGGGCGCGGCATCCCGGTGCGCGTGTACCGCCCGAGCCCGGCGCGCGCGCTCCCGACCCTGCTCTACTTCTACGGCGGCGGCTGGACCCTCGGCGGCCTGGACACCTGCGACGGCATCTGCCGCACGCTGGCGAACCTGGCCGGCGTCCAGGTGGTCTCGGTCGGCTACCGCCTGGCGCCCGAGCACCGCTTCCCGGCCGCCGTCGAGGACTGCCGCGACGCCCTGCGCCACATCGCCGACCACCCCGCCGACTTCGGCACCGAGGCCGGCGCGCTGGCCGTCGGCGGCGACAGCGCCGGCGGCAACCTGGCCGCGGTCGCCGCGCTGCTGGCCCGCGAGGACCGGCTCAGCCTGGCCGGCCAGCTGCTCGTCTACCCCAACACCGACCAACTCGCCCTCGACGGCTCGATGCGCGAGAACGTCGACCCGTGGCTGTTCAACCACCGCTCGGTGTCCTGGTACCGCGAGCATTACCTGGCCGACCAGGCCGATGCCACGAACCCGCTCGCCTCGCCCCTGCTCGCCCCGGATCTGGCGGGCCTGCCGCCGGCGCTGGTCATCACCGCCGAGTACGACCCGTTGCGGGACCAGGGTGAGGCGTACGCGCGGCGCATGGCAGCGGCAGGGGTCAGCGTCGAGCTCACGCGGTACGAGGGCATGGTGCACGGGTTCTTCACCATGACCGGCGCCGTCGACGCCGCCCGCCACGCGGTGGCCCAAGCCGCCGGGGCGCTGCGCGGCTGGTTCGGGCTGGAGCCGGTCGGCTCGCCTACAGCGCATCAACCGGAAAGCGTCGCTTGATCGCACGCCACCCGATCCACAGCACCAGCACGATGAGCGGCACCAGCGCCGGCACCGGCCGCTCATCGGCGCTGTCCGCCATCAGGACCAGGACACCGGCGAGGAAGGATCTGGAAGTTGGCAAGCGTCTTCTGATACCCGGCATCGCTGCCGACCGGCTCCTCCTCGGCGCGGGCGGTGGTCAGCGTCGACGGGGGGTTTGTCGTGGTTCTCGGTTTATCGCGAAGGGCAGGGTGTCAGCCGTTTGCCACGCCGGGGGAGCCGGAGGGAATGTGCCGCTAGCCTTCCTCGTCCTGCGCGACGTTCCGCCCCTTGCTGCGTCCCAGGCACGCGATCATCGCCAGCGCCGAAAGCCCGGTGGCCACGCCGAACACCACGAGCAGCCCGTGATGGAACGGTCCCGACAGCAAGTTCGGGAAGAACTCCCGTCCTGTCAGTCTTGCCTGCGCATCCGGACTCAGCGAGCTCAGCGCCCCGACGCCGGAAAGCAGGTGCTGCACCGGATTGACCCCGAGCATCGCCGCGAACAGTGACGACACCGGTGGCAGGTGTCCGACCTGCGTCGCGGCGTGCGCCGACACGCCCTGCTGCTGGAGTCCGCTGGTCAGTGCGTGGGGCAGCTTCGCCGCCAGGCCGGCGATCATCAGGGAGAAGAACACCCCGATCGAGAGCGCGGTGCCCGAGTTCTGGAACGTCGAGCGCATTCCGGAGGCCGCGCCGCGCTTGCTGGCCGGGACGCTGCTCATGATCGAGGACGTGTTCGGCGCCCCGAACATCCCGCTGCCGATGCCGTTGATCGCGAGCAGTGTCGCGAAGGCCCAGTACGGGAACTGCACCGGTAGCAGCATCAGGCCGACGAAGCTGGAGCCGAACACGGCCGCGCCGGCGGTGGACAGGCCGCGGGAGCCGAACTTGTCGGACAGGTACCCCGACACCGGCCCCGCTATCAGGAACCCGACCGTCATCGGCAGCAGGAAGATGCCCGCCCACAGTGGGGTGTCCGCATAGTCGTAGCCGTGCAGTGGCAGCCATATGCCCTGGAGCCAGATGACCAGGATGAACTGCAGGCCGCCGCGCG carries:
- a CDS encoding alpha/beta hydrolase, with the protein product MPLDPQIQAMRDRRVEAAAPQLYTLSLAEARAADLASIQAEAHDPEPVHEVADRVLPAAGRGIPVRVYRPSPARALPTLLYFYGGGWTLGGLDTCDGICRTLANLAGVQVVSVGYRLAPEHRFPAAVEDCRDALRHIADHPADFGTEAGALAVGGDSAGGNLAAVAALLAREDRLSLAGQLLVYPNTDQLALDGSMRENVDPWLFNHRSVSWYREHYLADQADATNPLASPLLAPDLAGLPPALVITAEYDPLRDQGEAYARRMAAAGVSVELTRYEGMVHGFFTMTGAVDAARHAVAQAAGALRGWFGLEPVGSPTAHQPESVA
- a CDS encoding class I adenylate-forming enzyme family protein, with translation MTVSGIRAALAADPGLGAGNVLHKLIEHGESLDGPGMTFDTAVDDHPAGHPLTLGELRDAVAARAAWLSEQGVGPRDPVAVYVTTAADTFLHFMALTWLGAIPALMNPNLPGDVAAEYIRRLRAVGLLTDADHRRLLARSERGLELGFRIDAVYEVTQTPAGNPAVAPAPYKHADEDPIAITHSSGTTRMPAAVTQTHGNLFVGTRLLRLRKPRARGTDRILSVLPAPHAAGIMAMNHALCNRSELLYISRPDDGPAVVDAIESWRPTGVFGFAVTWAELARIDLSKRAVDSVSLWYNTGDCAHEPHIRNLVTAGSYERVTREGVQRVPGSMFVDGLGSSEMGHSAFHITHTPDTERYGRCVGQTHDFVEIKLLDPTTGDEVPVGEVGLCAMLSASLSPGYWNDSLNTYRNHRNGYYLTGDLLYRDEEGYYYHVDRMVDAVDLGHGRWLYTAMSEERILKACPDVLDCTVVAVPTDAGVVTDVLLTLHPWADPHHDWEPAVRAALTAAAAETLRSVLVIGEDKLIIGPTGKVRKFLMRQRHAADAAAADSLAAAVGAGAAESGAQ
- a CDS encoding 4'-phosphopantetheinyl transferase superfamily protein, whose protein sequence is MSGDVSAFLVGDVPSATVTGLLATLDDEERRRAARLPSAEGRRRFVIAHGVTRQIVGSCLGAPPAELQWKVGAHGKPELVGQWTGIHANLSHSGARCLVAVSRDRAVGADIQRLVPGLDVLAMARRYFPADEAADVVGAADPADAFARLWARKEAVTKAAGGRLTQVLPLPTPPGAVVELTGSAYRVIDVPAPDGFHAAVALAGAEEFRVGVSEWKPGVAELMPEVARWTPEVAQWQP
- a CDS encoding phosphopantetheine-binding protein produces the protein MTESLELHIGAIAEADPVFRAKIVDTVCGLLPDVLKREVEGAGESTTLMEDLGMSSTGALEIVLLLEENLEVEIGVEDLGREHFETVGTLADYVAGNVIPED
- a CDS encoding alpha-hydroxy acid oxidase; this translates as MHTTVPPGPGTAAEPADQWGIRRAVRLAFPGPSSLAADSVHTERLDVYLTDLLQPHGLALNPGALAPRGQSYGEMAEALIELAVPAGEGVDLLVMAYAIPDITPGRATTTYLSHVCPGNPMAFAVSDEGTAAGFTGLRLIREYARGGGFRRALLLVVEQAWLAYDPGVPAAMPSGHTGVALLFGDAECAKMAESVGAPDLPVPAGQPGPSEPVAMLGPVRVRAGAFEGSPCADIEELGEAQPVIQTQTVILGAVLKAEADALAGRADVVLASPGRPFTGVWWELAAALEAEPGDRRIVLADADFDLGFLCTAAIEVRGRRGASGPEAAQPLLCFEDYRHAAQERVSPEIWDYIDGGADTERTIAANRQAFARVDLRPRALVDTEVCDTRTAILGATLGTPLAIAPSAYHRLVHPDGEVATAQGAGAADALYVVSIFASRTLEDIAASASGPLWLQLYWLKQRDALAGLIDRAAAAGYRALVLTVDIPRMGRRLRDMRNGFAVGPDCAAVNLDAALMAAAHMRGVGTSALAAHTAQAIDASVTWADLAWLRERSDLPLVLKGILTAEDARLAVAHGADAIIVSNHGGRQLDGAVPSLVALPEVVQAVAGACPVMVDGGVRSGGDAFAAMALGAQAVFLGRPVLWGLAAGGAAGVAGLLDLATGELAHTMALAGRPSLDLIDRSAVRFDERTES
- a CDS encoding alpha-ketoacid dehydrogenase subunit beta; amino-acid sequence: MTILSYLKALNRAIGDEMERDPAVCVFGEDVRVAVSNVTSGLVKRFGPERVLDMPISEQAFTGVATGAAMAGARPVIEYQIPALLFIAFEQIVNQAHKFSLMTGGQTSVPVTYLVPSSGSRDGWAGQHSDHPYSLFAHVGVKTVVPATPADAYGLLVTAIRDDDPVVVFAPAGAMGRRADVDLARLAPVPLGLGRIHRPGSDVTVVAVGHLVHDALEVAEELADTVDVEVFDPRSLYPFDWQGLAASLERTGRLVVVDDSNRSCGIGGEVLATAAETMRLVAPPRRVTRPDGAVLPFAEGLDRALQPTREQLRHAIQGVMKAGTTG
- a CDS encoding SDR family oxidoreductase → MTEKNSAASATPVALVTGGGNGIGAALCAKLAEAGHRVVVVDIDPEATAKVADSCGGVAFEADVSDPEQNRAMVAHAIERFGRLDVAVLNAGVSSDQPPDLPLDLDRYRRVLGVNIDGLAFGIDAAAPELAQHGGRILVTASLAGLGPDQANPLYALTKSAAIGYVRAIAASLTQRGVSINALCPGFTDTAILGITRLLIRKQRFPLLSPDDVAAAALTVLDTPGTGQAWTLVAGRPPQPFAFPPLPTTLMPDGSQAQFRPFLSKAPKKEDTP
- a CDS encoding SGNH/GDSL hydrolase family protein; the protein is MAAVTVLTEAADPYCLRAGEAERLLAGHPWRRFAVLGDSIAEGVADTVPGYSLMPYADRVAAELTTVRPELAYLNLGRRGLRAHEVRAGQLAPALAFAPDLALVACGANDALRPGYEARADAVDAELAAIIRALQECGALVITVSIFVRPVYPSLPSWLRPTGTERMATLGARTTAVGAACGTVHIDLADHPIAVAMDSTSSDGLHGNARAQSVAAAETIRALGGMLHPKEP
- a CDS encoding 3-oxoacyl-[acyl-carrier-protein] synthase III C-terminal domain-containing protein, with product MTALTAIGTYLPPERVPIEDMAERFGLTAMQTKVFRRYHKLGAVSRDAGGTLSDLLRGALDDLEGLEGNEHRVRYVIHARTFPTVTPYPLNPLRELCRERGLDHAETFAVGHHACASGLLAIDVAGRLLAADAGPHPDALALVLAGEKAFTGEAQMVPETSFFGEGAAACLISAAGDRDRLLSYSADLHGEFDGDSMEQALEFQRVYSEALGEAILAAVEGAGLEMEGIALVLPHNVNVVAWQRVCKRIGFPLAKVVLDNVAADGHVFCADAFLNYRTAANRGLLRPGERYVVAAAGAGRGATFSAMVFEH
- a CDS encoding PLP-dependent aminotransferase family protein; protein product: MQWRREDLHVAVRDPAAASMNFLNEVAARFPDAVSLAAGRPYDGFYVADDIERYLQVFRDHLASLEMSSSAVDRTLLQYGRTNGVIGDLIARTLAADEGIEVPAEAVMVTAGCQEAMIIALRGLCTGPDDVVLAVEPCYVGFTGAARILGIEVVPVPEAADGLDPEAVLRVAREVRESGRRPRALYAVPNFANPSGVSMATAVRRRLLEVAAEAELLILEDDPYGLFGLDDEPRPTLKALDRDQSVVYLGSFAKSVFPGARVGFLVADQVVVDAEGRRTLLADELSTVKSMLTVNTSPIAQAVVGGVLVDSEYRLRSANRAKTEFYRRNMRALLAALEQEFGDDERMTWNTPSGGFFAVLTVPFVADEAMVEVSARDHGVLWTPMGFFYGAGGGEKAIRLSCSALEPPRIEEGVRRLGKFVRDRVS